The Rhizophagus irregularis chromosome 2, complete sequence genome contains a region encoding:
- a CDS encoding uncharacterized protein (SECRETED:cutsite_TSG-KI; SECRETED:prob_0.9162); SECRETED:SignalP(1-25) codes for MISQIIQVLYLIFVLLDLLPPYTSGKIPDIANIRSSLNDQISNKANNSSSLIWRAVLDKRVTHQIPNKANDYTISLND; via the coding sequence ATGATCTCGCAAATAATacaagtattatatttaattttcgtCCTCCTTGACCTGTTGCCACCTTATACCTCAGGGAAAATTCCAGATATAGCAAATATTCGTAGCAGTTTGAACgatcaaatttcaaataaagcAAATAATAGTAGCAGTTTGATATGGCGAGCTGTGCTTGACAAAAGGGTGACGCATCAAATTCCAAATAAAGCAAATGATTATACAATAAGTTTGAAcgattaa